A single region of the Mycoplasma mycoides subsp. mycoides SC str. PG1 genome encodes:
- a CDS encoding ABC transporter permease, with the protein MKNLYLMLKQGVKWILKFKLQLVVIVVLTFIASSILTISFTTNKRLSSAYDQVVNNSKSPKFDSTYQITVGSKAKPEKGDPLFIPIFDFVNKQYTGFKNEGYDNFNLTFNDIYGEKNLLTITTSSQEFKDAWAKKKDIFIYKDNQNDIKQLAKEQQDFDFAINDAFFNTMAELLSKNDPAIRNTVIGRYTLSNPNWYKHFYNKEKNIKSNWAEFIKDKSRIETLKNTNPDDLKTYFYSYYAFESLSQYFFKTIQTFLQNKDSELAQQSNINKDNSHKYFYEFLFGKYFENNKASYKEEYIANNNNLYTLTFDSTVSSSEFEKMNFLISSENKEQNSQDQKFFNELVKKGFKGILRPLQITYQNFGDQVDIKNVVQYTETQELRGFVSNSNIYSQNVKELPEIFKNNSFVDILAMNADPFANIGEKSVNFYTSKTNDLETIVASDFPITAAFLTHHKLTALANGYDLYIRPETIFNDPITKKTFRIVDITNKDFTNYIILDGHAPSSASEITISKQFAKANKIQIGDRLTLGNAKGLIVTGYAVDTYSFFPTSDPNVPLPKSDSGGLIYADFATINQILGDGNSATANDQTSTFNFFLIKKNNSLNIKNVYFDHFSVANKIRDNILAKQKGTEIQTFYQEREFSNSWYSLNWTLYQKISFWYSLATFLMASLITLVSALAVFVGVIKSIQANSKQIGILKANGASSATISWSYVSYAVILVFIAIPLGWMAGTMLQVPFVAIFKDYFSFKTNVLIYDWLAPLISIIIFGVLIGVFSFLVALFHIKKPVLDIIKSSKKWSKPKITDWLHKHIFKKPRFATLLMLKLTESGKKPFSLLLVLVFIGTLFVSAGVAIPSVTKYAKDNYFKKVNYDNQYEIYNSLSNSPLGKDVFNFWNGHEQIDNTYKEIKDPSGTINYYENPNSYTLSNQNSSVLPQLIYKINTNKDNDSNNAEILTPYKSIIKEYLKTGVSNLYKNLLDWASYQISISNGKSISIGTIEQLYAYILNDADLNERFKNDIDKVKETNNVTQPLTQFVGELLKTIFKDKVQTTGEWKEKILNLILGYSPSFIKSYLTSKSRRAQFSFGWQKQTIIPQKDQLATIFKPKSNNVETNYSILGLDKNQQTYKLSDKQKNQLFLSNNQVQKLYQIINNPYDKNQNNDIYLNNIKVYDHKTNTLTIPTIVNKNLNYKLNKFGDNIISNLSANNIQLSYKTRNNDFNVLPKQAWIYDDSDYLKTEYVNKHTKWEDQPIQIINNKNNSSSYGYEVVENNNEKYYYLNPYNLDVNKFTQRQVIDIWSNNSNSSLVAKQHENIVDESPLFGDFVINNNGQITKSFIRPYYQLRNLLLFVPITDQVSWEDFVLYASGWSKSTEHGLDIKRVISDLDKTDDHTRNYKYPAIKKLNASLVPQSVKNGWQSVIKDLKSDTAYLAIRPYDFSIQQEKWANNHYEYFILDNNTKKILGVNPPSADKSIPNILLNSVPHFYRRAVGKRKSVPAILKLQDKNVSYVNKDLKIKLQKVDDIDIYGKAYALVDSDLANMLYGFDISRSTNYDYRPFDTSKIIKKGELFNTYKTTNWLKVNNKDPWKQAFISQKDTFSYSPHYYYNTIFSNSSEPLIITSSVSLISEQRLGIGILDLMNLSDYKAGIVDVDFTFETKQLLNQIVKTAIYIAIIIITAIMLCASLLIMLITDIYISQYKSFMIMLRSMGYTNTQVMFYTLGIATIFSLLISFITTIIVFSSTSIIDKVFSANGFSIPINVYWVSVVFCILLILVSFFTSLWVSTKRVRNAEPSTMLSEVDE; encoded by the coding sequence ATGAAGAATTTATATCTAATGTTAAAACAAGGAGTTAAATGAATTTTAAAATTCAAACTTCAATTAGTTGTAATTGTAGTTTTAACTTTCATCGCTTCAAGTATTTTAACAATTTCTTTTACTACTAATAAAAGATTAAGCTCAGCTTATGATCAAGTTGTTAATAACTCAAAATCACCAAAATTTGATTCAACATATCAAATAACAGTTGGAAGTAAAGCAAAACCTGAAAAAGGAGATCCTTTATTTATTCCTATATTTGATTTTGTAAATAAACAATACACTGGTTTTAAAAATGAAGGTTATGATAACTTTAATTTAACTTTTAATGATATTTATGGTGAAAAAAATCTTTTAACAATCACAACAAGTTCACAAGAATTTAAAGATGCATGAGCAAAGAAAAAAGATATTTTTATCTACAAAGATAACCAAAATGATATTAAGCAATTAGCAAAAGAACAACAAGATTTTGATTTTGCTATAAATGATGCATTTTTTAATACAATGGCTGAACTATTATCTAAAAATGATCCAGCTATTAGAAACACTGTAATTGGAAGATATACTTTATCTAATCCAAATTGATATAAACATTTTTATAATAAAGAAAAAAATATTAAAAGTAATTGAGCAGAGTTTATTAAAGATAAATCAAGAATTGAAACTTTAAAAAATACTAATCCTGATGATTTAAAAACTTATTTTTATTCATATTATGCTTTTGAATCACTTTCTCAATATTTTTTTAAAACTATTCAAACATTTCTACAAAACAAAGATAGTGAATTGGCTCAACAATCAAATATTAATAAAGACAATAGTCACAAATATTTTTATGAATTTTTATTTGGTAAATATTTTGAAAATAATAAAGCTTCATATAAAGAAGAATACATTGCAAATAATAATAATCTTTATACTTTAACTTTTGATTCAACAGTTTCAAGCAGTGAATTTGAAAAAATGAATTTTTTAATAAGTTCAGAAAATAAAGAACAAAATTCACAAGATCAAAAATTTTTTAATGAGTTAGTCAAAAAAGGTTTTAAAGGAATTTTAAGACCACTTCAAATCACTTATCAAAATTTTGGTGATCAAGTTGATATAAAAAATGTTGTTCAATATACTGAAACTCAAGAACTAAGAGGTTTTGTTTCAAATTCAAATATTTATTCTCAGAATGTAAAAGAGCTACCTGAAATATTTAAAAATAATAGTTTTGTAGATATATTAGCTATGAATGCTGATCCGTTTGCAAATATTGGTGAAAAATCTGTTAATTTTTATACTAGTAAAACAAATGATCTTGAAACAATAGTTGCTTCAGATTTTCCAATTACAGCTGCATTTCTAACTCACCACAAACTAACTGCTTTAGCTAATGGTTATGATTTATACATTAGACCAGAAACTATATTTAATGATCCAATTACTAAAAAAACATTTAGAATTGTTGATATTACTAATAAAGATTTTACTAATTACATAATTTTAGATGGACACGCTCCAAGTAGTGCTAGTGAAATAACAATAAGTAAACAATTTGCAAAAGCTAATAAAATTCAAATTGGTGATCGTTTAACTTTAGGTAATGCTAAAGGTTTAATTGTTACAGGTTATGCTGTTGATACTTATTCATTTTTCCCAACTTCAGATCCAAATGTACCTTTGCCAAAATCTGATTCTGGTGGTTTGATTTATGCTGATTTTGCAACTATTAATCAAATTTTAGGTGATGGAAATTCAGCAACAGCAAATGATCAAACTTCAACATTTAATTTCTTTTTAATTAAAAAAAATAATTCTTTAAATATTAAAAATGTATATTTTGATCATTTTTCAGTAGCAAATAAAATTAGAGATAACATTTTAGCTAAACAAAAAGGAACTGAAATTCAAACATTTTATCAAGAACGTGAATTTAGTAATTCTTGATATTCTTTAAACTGAACTTTATATCAAAAAATTTCGTTTTGATATTCATTAGCTACATTTTTAATGGCTAGTTTAATCACTCTTGTTTCAGCATTAGCTGTATTTGTTGGAGTTATTAAATCAATTCAAGCAAACTCTAAACAAATTGGTATTTTAAAAGCAAATGGAGCTTCAAGTGCAACTATTTCATGATCATATGTTTCATATGCTGTGATTTTAGTTTTTATAGCAATACCTTTAGGTTGAATGGCTGGTACAATGTTACAAGTTCCGTTTGTTGCTATTTTTAAAGATTATTTTAGCTTTAAGACAAATGTATTAATTTATGATTGGTTAGCACCTTTAATATCTATTATTATTTTTGGAGTTTTAATTGGAGTATTTTCATTTTTAGTTGCTTTATTTCATATTAAAAAACCAGTTTTAGATATTATAAAAAGTTCTAAAAAATGATCTAAACCAAAAATTACAGATTGATTACATAAACATATTTTTAAAAAACCTAGATTTGCTACTTTATTAATGTTAAAACTAACTGAATCTGGTAAAAAACCTTTTAGTTTGTTATTAGTATTAGTGTTTATTGGAACTTTATTTGTTTCAGCTGGTGTAGCTATTCCTAGTGTTACTAAATATGCTAAAGATAATTACTTTAAAAAAGTTAATTATGACAATCAGTATGAAATTTATAATAGTTTGTCAAATAGTCCATTAGGAAAAGATGTATTTAATTTTTGAAATGGTCATGAACAAATTGATAATACTTATAAAGAAATTAAAGATCCTAGTGGAACTATTAATTATTATGAAAATCCAAATAGTTATACTTTATCAAATCAAAACTCTTCAGTTCTACCTCAACTAATTTATAAAATTAATACTAATAAAGATAATGATTCTAATAATGCTGAAATCCTTACTCCATATAAATCAATTATTAAAGAATATTTAAAAACTGGAGTCTCTAATTTATATAAAAACTTATTAGATTGAGCTTCATATCAAATTAGTATTTCAAATGGTAAAAGTATTTCAATTGGTACAATAGAACAACTTTATGCTTATATTTTAAATGATGCCGATTTAAACGAACGTTTTAAAAATGACATAGATAAAGTTAAAGAAACTAATAATGTTACTCAACCTTTAACTCAGTTTGTTGGAGAACTTTTAAAAACTATTTTTAAAGATAAAGTGCAAACTACAGGTGAATGAAAGGAAAAAATTTTAAATTTAATTTTAGGTTATTCTCCTTCATTTATTAAATCTTATTTAACAAGTAAGTCTCGAAGAGCTCAATTTTCTTTTGGTTGACAAAAACAAACTATAATTCCACAAAAAGATCAATTAGCAACTATTTTTAAACCTAAATCAAATAATGTTGAAACTAATTATAGTATTTTAGGATTAGATAAAAATCAACAAACTTATAAGTTAAGTGATAAACAAAAAAATCAACTATTTTTATCAAATAACCAAGTTCAAAAACTTTATCAAATTATTAATAATCCTTATGATAAAAATCAAAACAATGATATTTATTTAAATAATATTAAAGTTTATGATCATAAAACAAATACTTTAACTATTCCAACTATTGTTAATAAAAACTTAAACTATAAATTAAACAAATTTGGTGATAATATCATTTCAAATTTATCTGCAAATAATATTCAACTATCATATAAAACAAGAAATAATGATTTTAATGTTTTACCAAAACAAGCTTGAATATATGATGATTCAGATTATTTAAAAACTGAATATGTAAATAAACATACTAAATGAGAAGATCAACCAATTCAAATTATTAATAATAAAAACAACAGTTCTTCTTATGGATATGAAGTAGTTGAAAATAATAATGAAAAATACTACTATTTAAATCCTTATAATTTAGATGTTAATAAATTTACTCAAAGACAAGTTATAGATATTTGATCTAATAATTCAAATAGTTCTTTAGTTGCAAAACAACATGAAAATATTGTTGATGAATCTCCTTTATTTGGTGATTTTGTAATTAATAATAATGGACAAATTACAAAATCATTTATAAGACCATATTATCAGTTAAGAAACTTATTATTATTTGTTCCAATAACTGATCAAGTTAGTTGAGAAGACTTTGTTTTATATGCAAGTGGATGAAGTAAAAGTACAGAACACGGATTAGATATTAAAAGAGTTATTAGTGATTTAGATAAAACTGATGATCATACAAGAAACTATAAATACCCAGCTATTAAAAAACTAAATGCTAGTTTAGTTCCACAATCAGTTAAAAATGGTTGACAATCAGTAATTAAAGATCTTAAATCTGATACAGCTTATTTAGCTATTAGACCTTATGATTTTTCTATTCAACAAGAAAAATGAGCAAATAATCATTATGAGTATTTTATTTTAGATAATAATACTAAAAAAATTCTTGGAGTTAATCCACCTTCAGCTGATAAATCTATTCCAAATATTTTATTAAATTCAGTGCCTCATTTTTATAGAAGAGCTGTTGGAAAAAGAAAAAGTGTTCCAGCAATTTTAAAACTACAAGATAAAAATGTTAGTTATGTGAATAAAGATTTAAAAATTAAACTACAAAAAGTTGATGATATTGATATTTATGGAAAAGCTTATGCTTTAGTTGATTCTGATTTAGCTAATATGTTATATGGATTTGATATTAGTAGATCAACTAATTATGACTATCGCCCATTTGATACTTCTAAAATCATTAAAAAAGGTGAATTATTTAACACTTATAAAACTACAAATTGATTAAAAGTAAATAATAAAGATCCTTGAAAACAAGCTTTTATTAGCCAAAAAGATACATTTAGCTATTCACCACATTACTATTACAATACAATCTTTTCAAATTCTAGTGAACCTTTAATTATTACTAGTTCAGTTTCATTAATTTCAGAACAAAGATTAGGTATTGGAATTTTAGATCTAATGAACTTAAGTGATTATAAAGCAGGTATAGTTGATGTTGATTTTACCTTTGAAACTAAACAGTTATTAAATCAAATAGTTAAAACTGCTATTTATATAGCAATAATTATAATTACAGCAATTATGTTATGTGCTTCATTATTAATTATGCTAATAACTGATATTTATATTTCTCAATATAAATCATTTATGATAATGTTAAGATCGATGGGATATACAAATACTCAAGTAATGTTTTACACACTTGGAATAGCTACTATATTTAGTTTATTAATTTCATTTATTACAACAATTATTGTATTTAGTAGTACTTCAATAATTGATAAAGTCTTTTCAGCAAATGGCTTTTCAATTCCAATCAATGTATATTGAGTATCAGTAGTATTTTGTATTTTACTAATTTTAGTATCATTCTTTACTTCTTTATGAGTTTCAACAAAAAGAGTGAGAAATGCTGAACCAAGTACAATGCTAAGTGAAGTTGATGAATAA
- a CDS encoding 2-hydroxyacid dehydrogenase yields the protein MKVIFFGVRDSEVEFFEKLKNKYNYELTLAQGVLTLDRIDLIKDHNCVIVRDADKLDKTLLQAIKDQGVEYVFTRTVGFDHIDIPTGHELGFKMARVVSYSPTAIAELAFSLAHSLSRKSAYWAYQSVNKNFKMDQYGFSKELKNSVVGIIGTGRIGYEAAKMFKAFGCEVLGYDIKPNSNFEDVIKYVDLDYALANADILSFHMPYIKGQNDKLINKELISKMKDGAILINTSRGQIQDEQAILDAIKSNKLAGAGLDVWNTEKDYLFKTLDSIDDPVIKGLLDLYPKVLLTPHIGSYTDEAASNMIEYSLDNLNEYLTTGDCKNKL from the coding sequence ATGAAAGTTATATTTTTTGGGGTAAGAGATTCAGAGGTTGAATTTTTTGAAAAACTAAAAAATAAATACAACTATGAATTAACATTAGCCCAAGGGGTTTTAACACTAGATAGAATTGATCTAATTAAAGATCATAATTGTGTTATTGTTAGAGATGCTGATAAATTAGATAAAACTTTATTACAAGCTATTAAAGACCAAGGTGTTGAATATGTATTTACTAGAACAGTTGGATTTGATCACATTGATATTCCAACAGGACATGAACTTGGATTTAAAATGGCTAGAGTGGTTTCTTATTCACCAACTGCTATTGCTGAATTGGCATTTAGTTTAGCTCATAGTTTATCTAGAAAATCAGCTTATTGAGCATATCAATCAGTTAATAAAAACTTTAAAATGGATCAATATGGATTTTCTAAAGAATTAAAAAATAGTGTTGTTGGTATTATTGGAACTGGACGTATTGGTTATGAAGCAGCTAAAATGTTTAAAGCTTTTGGTTGTGAAGTTTTAGGTTATGATATTAAACCAAATAGTAATTTTGAAGATGTAATTAAATATGTTGATTTAGATTATGCGTTAGCTAATGCTGATATTTTAAGTTTTCATATGCCTTATATTAAAGGACAAAACGATAAACTGATCAATAAAGAATTGATTAGTAAAATGAAAGATGGAGCTATTTTAATTAATACTTCACGTGGTCAAATCCAAGATGAACAAGCTATTTTAGATGCTATTAAATCTAATAAATTAGCTGGAGCTGGATTAGATGTTTGAAATACAGAAAAAGATTATTTATTTAAAACTTTAGATAGTATAGATGATCCAGTTATTAAAGGATTATTAGATTTATATCCAAAAGTTTTATTAACACCACACATTGGTTCATATACAGATGAAGCAGCCTCAAATATGATCGAATACTCATTAGATAATTTAAATGAATATTTAACAACTGGGGATTGCAAAAATAAATTATAA
- a CDS encoding AEC family transporter — protein MNGVKEAFIQTMTNQKLWGAIVATIVTILLSYGLTKANILKKEWKAGLVKVVMTIAVPALVLTGFMKTASIQQLKEQGVVLGVSFAFYILLNVIAFLWSKFAPNFAKKSAEMIQDNKALNSDGSMSQSRALIMWMMIIFGSTTFFGFPIIQVIYPNSGFVAANIWNIAYRVFLYSFCFMMISGVKWSKKNFKDAMKKTFVNPIVICTFLGLILWLTTLIPGQSFGENFKTVEKGGVAWFEFGKTLPIIHTPLQKLGALAAPITWIAIGITLASSDIKKAVKDKWVWIFSIQKLVLLPLFVFLIFLALNKTGVVSKEVAVSMVILASTPPATVVVLYAIQYKMRDEFAAQCSTLTTLLAVIMLPLWVVISSIAFV, from the coding sequence ATGAACGGGGTTAAAGAAGCTTTTATTCAGACTATGACTAATCAAAAACTATGAGGAGCAATTGTTGCTACAATAGTTACTATTTTATTAAGTTATGGTTTAACAAAAGCAAACATATTAAAAAAAGAATGAAAAGCAGGATTAGTTAAAGTAGTTATGACAATTGCAGTTCCAGCACTTGTTTTAACTGGATTTATGAAAACTGCAAGCATTCAACAATTAAAAGAACAAGGTGTTGTCTTAGGAGTTTCATTTGCATTTTATATTCTTTTAAATGTTATTGCATTTTTATGAAGTAAATTTGCACCAAATTTTGCTAAAAAATCAGCAGAAATGATTCAAGATAATAAAGCATTAAATTCTGATGGTTCAATGAGTCAAAGTCGTGCTTTAATTATGTGAATGATGATTATTTTTGGTTCAACTACATTTTTTGGATTTCCAATTATCCAAGTTATTTATCCAAATTCTGGGTTCGTAGCTGCTAATATTTGAAATATTGCTTATAGAGTATTTTTATATTCATTTTGTTTTATGATGATTTCAGGTGTTAAATGATCAAAGAAAAACTTTAAAGATGCTATGAAAAAGACATTTGTTAATCCTATAGTTATTTGTACTTTTTTAGGATTAATCTTATGGTTAACAACTTTAATTCCAGGTCAAAGTTTTGGAGAAAACTTTAAAACAGTTGAAAAAGGTGGTGTTGCTTGATTTGAGTTTGGTAAAACTTTACCAATAATTCATACACCACTTCAAAAACTAGGTGCCTTAGCAGCTCCTATTACTTGAATTGCAATTGGTATTACTTTAGCAAGCTCTGATATTAAAAAAGCAGTTAAAGATAAATGAGTATGAATATTTAGTATTCAAAAACTAGTTTTATTACCTTTATTTGTATTTTTAATTTTCTTAGCATTAAACAAAACTGGAGTAGTTTCAAAAGAAGTAGCAGTTTCAATGGTAATACTTGCTTCAACTCCACCAGCAACAGTTGTAGTATTATATGCTATTCAATATAAAATGCGTGATGAATTTGCAGCTCAATGTTCAACACTAACAACTTTATTAGCAGTTATAATGTTACCTTTATGAGTTGTAATTAGCAGTATAGCTTTTGTATAA
- a CDS encoding IS1634-like element IS1634 family transposase: MSIGVPRPDNKGFVYRLGYGYLHELKQYHDDPLAIIKAIIANFPLSWTKEQARTKLDEIFKEKKETKKEVLERFKGYEVVEKLFDYFNIFNDCSPTKSTTLKDVVLQLIYQRIKNPISVFNTYKTAKKEKIDTHSKNSFYRSLDYIAKNKDEILRNLNAKICANTNRKIDVLWFDATTTYFETFSREGYKKPGYSKDGKFKEDQIVIGMATDENGIPLHYKIFPGNVADPNTLIPFMLEIADIYEVNSVTIIADKGMSVNRNIRFLESKNWKYIISYRMKAGSKQFKEYILDEKDYINDGGLIYKTRDIASSYNKKRINGHFRRQIISSSQKRATKDKNDRDILIQNFTKKMNKDNLVSCDDLAGSKKYRFFKPINKGAFYELDIEKIQEDQKYDGYYVYETNRTDLSVKEVINLYSKQWQIESNFKTLKGKLSLRPMYLSTWNHIVGYICLCFISLVFLNYIIYILNSKLGLTGKSKITEHKVINVIKEVKEIEVFVNKQKIETIQVYNDELQESWQTYQILLELLTKEKVT; this comes from the coding sequence TTATCAATTGGAGTGCCAAGACCAGATAACAAAGGTTTTGTATATAGATTGGGATATGGATATTTGCATGAATTAAAACAATATCACGATGATCCGCTAGCAATTATCAAAGCAATTATTGCAAACTTTCCATTGTCTTGAACAAAAGAACAAGCAAGAACTAAATTAGATGAAATTTTTAAAGAGAAAAAAGAAACCAAAAAAGAAGTTTTAGAAAGGTTTAAAGGTTACGAAGTAGTTGAAAAACTATTTGATTATTTCAATATTTTTAATGATTGTTCTCCCACAAAATCGACAACATTAAAAGATGTTGTTTTACAGTTGATTTATCAAAGAATTAAAAATCCAATAAGTGTTTTTAACACTTATAAGACAGCAAAAAAAGAAAAAATAGACACTCATTCAAAAAATTCATTTTATAGATCATTAGACTATATAGCAAAAAACAAAGATGAAATTTTAAGAAATTTAAATGCAAAAATTTGTGCAAATACCAATAGAAAAATTGATGTATTATGATTTGACGCAACAACTACTTATTTTGAAACATTTTCTCGTGAAGGTTATAAAAAACCTGGTTATTCAAAAGATGGAAAATTTAAAGAAGACCAGATTGTTATAGGTATGGCAACTGATGAAAATGGAATACCGTTACACTACAAAATATTTCCAGGAAATGTTGCTGATCCAAATACTTTAATACCATTTATGCTTGAAATTGCAGATATTTATGAAGTTAACAGTGTAACTATAATTGCTGACAAAGGAATGAGTGTTAATAGAAATATTAGATTTTTAGAATCTAAGAATTGAAAATACATAATCTCATACAGAATGAAAGCTGGAAGCAAACAATTTAAAGAGTATATATTAGATGAAAAAGATTATATAAATGATGGTGGTTTGATATACAAAACTCGTGATATTGCATCTTCATACAATAAAAAAAGAATTAATGGACATTTTAGAAGACAAATAATTAGTTCTAGTCAAAAACGAGCAACTAAAGACAAAAACGATAGAGACATTTTAATTCAAAATTTCACTAAGAAAATGAATAAAGATAATCTTGTTTCTTGTGATGATTTAGCGGGATCTAAAAAATATAGATTCTTTAAACCTATAAACAAAGGTGCATTTTATGAACTTGACATAGAAAAAATACAAGAAGATCAAAAATATGATGGATACTATGTTTATGAAACAAATAGAACAGATTTATCAGTAAAAGAAGTTATTAATTTATATTCAAAACAATGACAAATTGAGTCTAATTTCAAGACATTAAAAGGTAAATTATCTCTTCGTCCAATGTATTTATCAACTTGAAACCATATTGTTGGTTACATTTGTTTATGTTTCATTTCATTAGTGTTTTTAAACTACATCATCTACATTCTAAATTCAAAATTAGGACTGACTGGAAAAAGCAAAATCACTGAGCATAAAGTGATTAATGTTATCAAAGAAGTTAAAGAAATTGAAGTATTTGTAAATAAACAAAAAATCGAAACTATACAAGTGTATAATGATGAGTTACAAGAAAGTTGGCAAACTTATCAAATATTATTAGAGCTTTTAACAAAAGAAAAAGTCACTTAG
- the ftsH gene encoding ATP-dependent zinc metalloprotease FtsH, translating into MNKKKKKSTFWFWIILIIGFIILLSVISITSRGTTQNLTIEQLYNLFDQCKPLNNVVLQRNNIQGIDIITGWYNNGSGWTKFTVNTNPNAINGFSDAFKNFVWRSNTTRYTESSWFSLLSSLLPMLILILFYIGLFYFMAKSGAAGAGASGLFGMGQNKARREKSNVKFSDVAGIEEEKLELVELVDYLKQPAKYASAGARAPKGVLMEGPPGTGKTLLAKAVAGEANVSFFSIAGSEFEEMFVGVGASRVREMFNEAKKAAPAIIFIDEIDAVGRKRNSAIGTGTNEQTLNQLLVELDGFETNSGIIVMAATNRVDVLDPALLRPGRFDRVIQVSLPDIKEREQILKLHARNKKIDPSIDWHRIAERTPGFSGAQLENVLNEAAILMVREGKTVIGINEIDEAIDRVVGGPAKKSRAMTMHDKEIVSYHESGHALIGLKLESASKVQKVTIIPRGNAGGYTIMTPKDETLFSSKTDLYAMIAGYLGGRAAEEIKFGKDNVTTGAHDDFDKATAIARRMVMQFGMSELGITKFLTMADEAYGKTEGSYSEKTAAKIDAEVERILEESYKLAIKVISENMETLELLAESLRILETITAEQIDYINKNKKLPEAVIYEKEKYKQEQEKINSGKIIDLDINDVKEDNKENN; encoded by the coding sequence ATGAACAAAAAGAAGAAAAAATCTACGTTTTGGTTTTGAATAATTCTAATAATAGGTTTTATAATTTTACTGTCAGTTATTAGTATAACTTCTAGAGGAACTACTCAAAATTTAACTATTGAACAATTATATAACTTATTTGATCAATGTAAACCACTTAATAATGTTGTTTTACAGCGTAATAATATCCAAGGTATAGATATAATCACTGGATGATATAACAATGGAAGTGGTTGAACTAAATTTACTGTTAATACAAATCCAAATGCTATTAACGGTTTTAGTGATGCTTTTAAAAATTTTGTATGGCGTTCTAATACTACTCGTTATACTGAGTCATCTTGATTCTCACTACTTTCATCATTATTACCAATGCTAATTTTAATTTTATTCTACATTGGTTTATTTTACTTTATGGCTAAAAGCGGAGCTGCTGGAGCTGGGGCTAGTGGTTTATTTGGTATGGGTCAAAATAAAGCACGTAGAGAGAAATCTAATGTTAAATTTAGTGATGTTGCTGGTATTGAAGAAGAAAAATTAGAATTAGTAGAACTAGTTGACTATTTAAAACAACCTGCTAAATATGCATCAGCTGGTGCTAGAGCTCCAAAAGGAGTTTTAATGGAAGGACCTCCTGGAACAGGTAAAACTTTACTAGCAAAAGCTGTAGCAGGTGAAGCTAATGTTTCTTTCTTTTCTATAGCTGGTTCAGAATTTGAAGAGATGTTTGTTGGGGTTGGTGCAAGTAGAGTTAGAGAAATGTTTAATGAAGCTAAAAAAGCTGCCCCTGCAATTATTTTTATTGATGAAATTGATGCTGTTGGTAGAAAACGTAATTCAGCAATTGGTACAGGAACAAATGAACAAACTCTAAACCAATTATTAGTTGAATTAGATGGATTTGAAACTAATTCAGGAATTATTGTAATGGCTGCAACTAACCGTGTTGATGTATTAGATCCTGCTTTATTAAGACCTGGTCGTTTTGATAGAGTTATTCAAGTTTCTCTACCAGATATTAAAGAACGTGAGCAAATCTTAAAACTACACGCAAGAAATAAAAAAATTGATCCATCAATTGATTGACATAGAATTGCTGAAAGAACTCCAGGATTTTCAGGTGCACAACTTGAAAACGTTTTAAACGAAGCTGCTATATTAATGGTTAGAGAAGGTAAAACTGTAATTGGTATAAATGAAATTGATGAAGCTATTGATAGAGTAGTTGGAGGACCTGCTAAAAAATCACGTGCTATGACAATGCATGATAAAGAGATTGTTTCTTATCATGAATCTGGTCATGCTTTAATTGGATTAAAACTAGAAAGTGCTTCAAAAGTACAAAAAGTTACAATTATTCCACGTGGTAATGCTGGTGGTTATACTATAATGACTCCAAAAGATGAAACACTATTTTCATCAAAAACTGATCTATATGCTATGATTGCTGGATATTTAGGTGGTAGAGCTGCTGAAGAAATTAAATTTGGTAAAGATAATGTAACTACTGGAGCTCATGATGACTTTGATAAAGCCACTGCTATTGCTAGAAGAATGGTAATGCAATTTGGTATGTCTGAATTAGGTATTACTAAATTCTTAACTATGGCTGATGAAGCTTATGGAAAAACTGAAGGTAGTTATTCAGAAAAAACAGCTGCTAAAATTGATGCTGAAGTTGAAAGAATTCTAGAAGAATCATATAAATTAGCTATTAAAGTAATTAGTGAAAATATGGAAACTTTAGAATTATTAGCTGAATCATTAAGAATATTAGAAACTATTACAGCTGAACAAATTGATTACATCAACAAAAACAAAAAACTTCCAGAAGCTGTAATTTATGAAAAAGAAAAATACAAACAAGAACAAGAAAAGATAAATTCTGGAAAAATTATTGATTTAGATATCAATGATGTTAAAGAAGATAATAAAGAAAATAATTAA